The Shewanella japonica genome has a window encoding:
- the pnp gene encoding polyribonucleotide nucleotidyltransferase, protein MNPIVKSFEYGQHTVTLETGVIARQADAAVLASMGDTTVLVTVVGKKVADPSRDFFPLTVNYQEKTYAAGKIPGGFFKREGRPSEDETLIARLIDRPIRPLFPNGFKNEVQVIITVVSVDPQIEPDMVAMIGTSAALSISGIPFNGPIGAARVGYIDGEYLLNPTVDQVAESDLDLVVAGTESAVLMVESEAKSLAEEIMLGAVTYGHDQQQVVVQAIAEFKAEAGKPTWDWTAPVQDQDLVAQIKELAEEGMTAAYQIEVKQDRYAQVGVVKAAAKEALIAQNPDVDTREVDNLLGSLEKDVVRGRIISGKPRIDGREPDMIRALNVLAGVLPRTHGSSLFTRGETQALVTCTLGTERDAQKIDSIMGERTNRFMLHYNFPPYSVGETGMVGSPKRREIGHGKLAWRGINAVMPSAEEFPYSVRVVSEITESNGSSSMASVCGTSLALMDAGVPIKTSVAGIAMGLVKEGDDFVVLSDILGDEDHLGDMDFKVAGTRDGITALQMDIKIEGITKEIMDIALQQAYGARVHILNVMDQAIGGAREDISDHAPRITTIKINPEKIRDVIGKGGATIRALTEETGTTIELDDNGTVKIASSNGEATKEAIRRIEEITAEVEVGRIYKGKVIRIVDFGAFVNILPGKDGLVHISQISEERVANVSDHLEMNQEVDVKVMEVDRQGRVRLSIKEANAKEEAAAE, encoded by the coding sequence GTGAATCCAATTGTAAAGAGTTTTGAGTATGGTCAACATACCGTCACCTTAGAAACAGGTGTTATTGCACGTCAAGCAGATGCTGCAGTTTTAGCGAGCATGGGCGATACAACAGTTTTAGTAACTGTTGTTGGTAAAAAAGTAGCGGATCCAAGCCGTGACTTCTTCCCATTAACAGTTAACTACCAAGAAAAAACCTACGCAGCAGGTAAAATCCCTGGTGGTTTCTTCAAGCGTGAAGGTCGCCCTTCTGAAGATGAAACACTGATTGCTCGTTTAATCGACCGTCCAATTCGTCCTTTATTTCCGAACGGTTTTAAAAACGAAGTTCAAGTAATCATTACGGTAGTTTCAGTTGATCCACAAATTGAACCAGATATGGTTGCAATGATTGGTACTTCAGCTGCGCTTTCTATTTCAGGTATCCCATTTAATGGCCCTATCGGCGCAGCACGCGTTGGTTACATTGATGGCGAATATCTATTAAACCCAACAGTTGATCAAGTTGCTGAAAGTGACCTTGACTTAGTTGTTGCTGGTACTGAATCAGCTGTATTGATGGTTGAATCAGAAGCAAAATCATTAGCTGAAGAAATCATGCTAGGTGCGGTGACTTACGGTCACGACCAGCAGCAAGTTGTTGTTCAAGCTATTGCAGAATTCAAAGCTGAAGCGGGTAAACCTACTTGGGATTGGACTGCTCCAGTACAAGATCAAGATTTAGTAGCTCAAATTAAAGAGTTAGCTGAAGAAGGCATGACTGCGGCTTACCAAATCGAAGTTAAGCAAGACCGTTATGCTCAAGTTGGCGTAGTTAAAGCGGCTGCTAAAGAAGCATTGATTGCTCAAAATCCTGATGTTGATACTCGTGAAGTTGACAACTTATTAGGTAGTCTTGAAAAAGACGTAGTTCGTGGTCGTATTATCAGTGGCAAGCCACGTATCGACGGTCGTGAACCAGATATGATCCGCGCATTAAACGTATTAGCGGGTGTACTTCCACGTACACACGGTAGTTCTTTATTTACCCGTGGTGAAACTCAAGCATTAGTAACTTGTACTTTAGGTACTGAACGTGATGCTCAAAAAATTGACAGCATCATGGGCGAGCGTACTAATCGCTTTATGCTTCATTACAACTTCCCTCCTTATTCTGTTGGTGAAACAGGTATGGTTGGTTCGCCTAAGCGTCGTGAAATTGGTCACGGTAAATTAGCTTGGCGTGGTATCAATGCTGTTATGCCTTCTGCTGAAGAATTCCCATACAGTGTTCGTGTTGTATCTGAAATCACAGAATCAAACGGTTCAAGCTCTATGGCTTCTGTTTGTGGTACTTCATTAGCGTTAATGGATGCGGGTGTACCTATCAAGACTTCTGTTGCTGGTATCGCAATGGGTCTAGTAAAAGAAGGCGACGACTTTGTTGTTCTTTCTGATATCTTAGGTGATGAAGATCACTTAGGTGACATGGACTTTAAAGTAGCGGGTACTCGTGACGGTATTACTGCTCTGCAGATGGATATCAAGATTGAAGGTATCACTAAAGAGATCATGGACATCGCACTGCAACAAGCATACGGCGCACGTGTTCATATTCTTAACGTTATGGACCAAGCAATTGGTGGCGCACGTGAAGATATCTCTGATCACGCTCCACGTATCACGACTATCAAGATTAATCCTGAGAAGATCCGTGACGTTATCGGTAAAGGTGGTGCGACTATCCGTGCACTTACTGAAGAAACAGGTACAACAATTGAGCTTGACGACAACGGTACTGTGAAGATTGCATCTTCAAACGGTGAAGCAACGAAAGAAGCTATCCGTCGTATCGAAGAAATCACTGCTGAAGTTGAAGTGGGTCGCATCTATAAAGGTAAGGTTATCCGTATCGTTGATTTCGGTGCATTCGTTAACATCCTACCTGGTAAAGACGGCTTAGTTCACATCTCACAAATCAGTGAAGAGCGTGTAGCTAACGTTTCTGACCATCTTGAAATGAATCAAGAAGTTGACGTTAAAGTGATGGAAGTTGACCGTCAAGGTCGTGTAAGACTTTCTATCAAAGAAGCGAACGCTAAAGAAGAAGCTGCTGCAGAATAA